The segment TTCATTAGTTTTTAACGAAAACGACGTTCTGGCTTTGACAGGCCGGGTGCGGATTTTTGGGGCAATGGGAACGAAGTGAACAGCCCCGAAAAAGAAAGATTCGGAGCGTCGCCAGGATGTTATTAACAATAAACCAATAGGAATATGATTGAATGGGTAAAAATTGGTATGTCATCCACACTTATTCAGGTTTTGAAGGGAAGGTTAAAACCAGCCTGGAAGAACGAATTCAAACCGCCGGTTTATCTGAAAAGTTTGGGAAAATCATGGTTCCGACGGAAGAGGTCGTTGAAATTAAAGAGGGTAAAAAGCGAGTTTCGAACAGAAAATTTTTCCCGGGTTATGTTTTAATTGAAATGGATATCAATGATGAAACCTGGCAGTTAGTAAAAAGTACGCCAAAAGTGACAGGTTTTGTCGGGGGCGGTGAAAAACCCGTTCCCCTTTCGGAAAAAGAAGTCGGCACCCTGCAATCTCAAATGGATTCAGGAACGGCTCAGCCCAGGAGCAAAGTCCAGTTTCAAAAAGGGGAAAATATCCGTATCATTGATGGCCCTTTTATCGGGTTTAACGGCTCCGTAGAGGAAGTCCATCTGGATCACAGCAAATTGAAAGTTTTTGTATCCATTTTTGGAAGACCTACGCCGGTAGAGCTTGGATTTTTACAAGTTGAAAAAATGTAATTCATCGTAGGGGCAGGCCCCTGTGCCTGCCCCCCTACAAGATCATATAGCAAGGAGTTAAATAGAAATGGCCAAAGAAGCAATCGCGTTTGTCAAATTACAAATTCCGGCGGGCAAGGCCAATCCTGCTCCTCCGGTCGGCCCCGCGTTAGGGCAGCACGGGGTTAATATCATGGAGTTTTGCAAAAGTTTTAATGCGAAAACTCAAACCCAGGGGGATACGATCGTTCCGGTTGTGATCACCGTTTTTTCAGATCGCACATTCACGTTTATCATGAAGACTCCGCCTGCTTCCGATTTATTAAAAAAAGCGGCGGGAGTCGTTAAAGGCGCCGCGGTTCCCAATAAAGACAAGGTGGGAAAAGTAACGGCCGCCCAGGTTGAAGAAATCGCAAAAACAAAAATGCCCGACTTAAACGCTGTCGATCTTCCCGGGGCGATTCAAATTATCAGAGGGACGGCGCGGAGTATGGGAATTCAGGTCATCGATTAGTTTAAAACGAGGAACAGGCTTTGCCTGGCCCGAGCGCGGGGCTTGGGGGCATCGGAGGATTTCACGAAGTGAAACCGAACGGGCCTCCAAATAAAATATAAGAGGAGTTAACCATGGGTAAGAAATTTAAGGCGGCTCAGGCCAAAGTTGAAAACAAGTACTATGAAATTAAAGATGCGGTTAATTTGGTAAAAGAAATCGCCTTTGCCAAATTTGATGAGAGTGTCGACCTTGCGATTAAATTAGGCGTTGATCCGAAACATTCTGATCAGATGGTTCGGGGGTCTGTCGTCCTTCCGCATGGAACTGGAAAGAAAGTAAAGGTTTTAGTGTTTGCCAAAGGAGAAAAAGAAAAAGAAGCGACGGACGCGGGCGCCGATTATGTGGGATCCGATGACCTGGCTGAAAAAATTTCAAAAGGCTGGATCGACTTTGACAGTATTGTGGCTACGCCGGACATGATGGGAACCGTCGGAAAATTGGGAAGAATTTTAGGCCCCAGGGGATTGATGCCTAATCCGAAAACAGGGACCGTGACTTTTGATGTCGCCAGAGCCATCAGTGACATCCGAAAAGGAAAAGTGGAATTTAAAGTTGAAAAAGCCGGAATTATTCATGTGCCGGTAGGTAAAAAATCTTTCAATCCAGAGCATCTCTATGAAAATAGCATGGCTGTTTTAGAATCTGTCATTAAAGCAAAACCATCCTCCAGTAAGGGAACCTACTTGCAGTCGGTTACCATTTCCACCACAATGAGTCCCGGGGTTTCTGTTAATACCGGAAGTGTTACGAGAGTCGTTATCTAAGATTTTGTTTTAGCAGTTCATTGTCGAAGACAGTAGGTCGATTAAATCGTTAAGCGTTCTTCTTTATGGAGAACAGCCTGCCGAGACAGAAAATAGATCATTCAGGTTGAATATCATTTTTCTTTCTTGGATATAGCGCGAGTAACAGGCTTTGCCTGGATGAGCGCTGGGGTTCGGGGCATCGGAGGATTTCACGGAGTGAAACCGTACGGGTCCCTGAATCAATGAAACGATTTGTTTATCATTGCAAGAAAGGAGGAAAGTTTATGAATAAAACAGAAAAATCTTCTGAAATTAAAGAAATTTCAGACCGTTTCAGCAGGGCGACGTCTGTGGTTTTATCAGAATATGCCGGATTAGGGGTGGAAGATTTAAGAAAACTTCGTAACAATGTCCGCAAGGTGAACGGTGAATTTAAAGTGATGAAAAACACCCTCGTTCAAAAGGCCATTGAAACCTCTTCGTATAAACCGATGCAACCCTTCTTTAAAGGACCTATAGGGGTTGTTTTTGGCTACGATGATCCCATTGGGGCCATTAAAGCGGCAAAGGAATTTTCCGAAAAAGAGAAAGTGTTCAGGCTTAAAGGCGGAATGATCGAAGGCAAGGTTTTGGATGTCAAAGATCTTGGCGCTGTTGCCAATTTACCGAGCCGGCAGGTGATGATCGGACAGCTTCTTTCAAGGATGCAATCTCCTCTTTATGGTCTGGTAAGGACGTTAAATGGGATTGTGAATAACTTTGTTTATGCCCTGAATGCGGTTAAAGAGAAAAAAGAATCCGGATGTTAAACGGAAAAACAACGATTTAAATACTCACTTAAGGAGAATGTAAAATGACAAATGAAGAAATTATTTCCGCCGTTGAAAAAATGCCGGTTCTGCAGCTTGCAGAGCTTATTAAAATGCTTGAAGAAAAGTTTGGCGTCAGCGCCGCTGCTCCCGTTGCAGTTGCACAAGCAGGGGGCGGGGGATCCGCCGCCGCTGCTCCTGCTGAAGAAAAAACGGCATTTGATGTGATTTTAGCGAGCGCTGGCGACAAAAAAATCCAGGTGATCAAGGTGGTTAGAGAATTAACCAGCCTGGGTTTGAAAGAGGCTAAAGACCTTGTCGAAGCCGCGCCTAAACCGGTTAAGACCGGCGTTGCCAAAGAAGAAGCCGAATCAATGAAAAAGAAACTGGAAGAGTCAGGGGCAAAAGTCGAAATCAAATAAATGAGATAGGTAAAAATCCCCGGACCTTAAAAGATCAGGTCCGGGCTTTATTGGGAGAAAGAGCATGCGCGACAGGCTTTGCCTGAGCGCAGGCTGGGGTTTGGGGGCATCGGAGGATTTCACGGGGTGAAGCCGGACGGGCCCCATCTATAATAGAGGAGATAAGGATATTTAATGTCAAACAGCATAAATGCTTTGAGGACTCGAAAAGATTTTGCAAAAATCGGGACAAAAATTGAAATTCCGAATTTAATCGAAATCCAGAAACGGTCTTATGAACGTTTTCTGCAGATGGATGTATCGCCGGAACAGAGAGAGGATATCGGTCTTCAATCTACTTTTACCTCTGTTTTCCCCATTTCTGATTACAATGATACCGCGATGGTTGAGTTTCTTGACTACTCTATCGGGATTCCAAAATATGATGTCCTGGAATGTTTAGAAAGAGGAATGACGTTTGCCGCTCCGCTAAAAATCCGCGTCCGTCTCATGGTTTGGGATAAGGATGAAAAAACAAACGCCAAAAAAGTGAAAGATATTCGGGAGCAGGAAGTTTACATCGGGGAACTTCCACTCATGACAGGGAACGGAACCTTTATCGTAAACGGCACTGAAAGGGTGGTCGTCAGTCAGCTCCAGCGCTCACCGGGGGTTTCTTTTTCGCATGACAAAGGGAAGACGCATGCGAGCGGAAAGGTCCTTTATTCCGCCAGGATTATTCCTTATCGCGGCTCGTGGCTGGATTTTGAGTTTGACGTAAAAGATATTCTTTATGTACGGATTGACCGCCGGCGGAAACTTGCCTCGACCATCCTTTTAAAAGCCTTCGGCTACACCGTTGAGGATCTTTTAAAAACCTATTATCCTATTGAAGAAATTGTGGTCAAGGACGCCAAGTTTTTCAGGGTGATTGACCCCGAAATTCATTCAGGAATATTAAAAGCTCCTCATGATTTGATCGATAAAAAAACCAAAGAAGTCATTGCTAAAGAAGGGACCAAATTAAACCGGTTACATGTCAAAAAGCTAAAATCGGCTGGCTTCAAAGAGATTACCTTGCCCGATGAAGAACTTCTGGGCAGGGTGGTCCTGAATGATTTAATTGATATTAACACGGGGGAGATTATTCTTGAGCGAAATCAGGAAATTACCCAGCCTGTCTTCGAAAAGATTTTAGCGAGCGGAATCACCTCTTTTCAACTTCTTTTTATTGATAACATTCAAATTCTTCCGGTTATTCGGGATACTCTTGCGATTGAAAAAGTCGGTTCCCAGCAGGAAGCGATGGTCGAAATTTATAAAAGAATTCGACCGGGTGAAACGCCCAGCGTCGATGCCGCCAAATTATTATTCGATAATCTTTTCTTTAATAACAAGCGATATGACCTTTCTCCAGTCGGCAGGCTTAAGATCAATAAAAAGTTTGGCTTAACCATTCCCCTTGAACAGCGAACGCTAACGCGGGAGGATGCCGTTGAGGTGGTTCGTTATCTCATCAATTTAAAAACCGGAAAAGGGGAAATTGATGATATCGATAACCTTGGCAACAGAAGAGTCCGGTCAGTGGGAGAGCTTTTAGAAAATCAATTCAGGGTTGGTTTAGTCAGGATGGAACGAACGATCAAGGAAAGAATGAACCTTCTTGATATCGAGACCATCCTTCCTCATGATGTGATTAATTCCAAACCTGTCATTGCGGTGATTAAGGAGTTTTTCGGATCCAGCCAGCTTTCTCAGTTTATGGATCAGACCAATCCGTTGGCTGAAATCACCCATAAAAGAAGGCTTTCGGCGCTGGGACCCGGCGGGTTAACCCGCGAACGGGCCGGTTTTGAAGTTCGAGACGTTCATCCCAGCCATTATGGGCGGATTTGTCCGATTGAAACGCCTGAAGGGCCTAATATCGGTTTGATTACCTCAATGGCAACCTATGCAAGAGTCAATGAATTTGGTTTTATCGAGTCTCCTTACCGAAAAGTTGAAGGAGGGCGGGTCAGCGACGATGTTATTTATATTTCTGCGATAGACGAAGATCAATACATCATTGCCCAGGCCAACACGAAAATCGACGCGAAAGGGAAAATAGTCGCCGAAATTGTTTCCGCGCGTCATGCCGGTGATTTTGTCATGGTGACCCCGGACAAAATTAATTTAATGGACGTTTCTCCAAAACAGATCGTCAGCGTTGCCACGGCGCTCATTCCGTTTTTGGAAAACGACGATGCCAACAGGGCGCTGATGGGATCAAATATGCAGCGTCAAGCGGTGCCCCTTCTTCAAACCGAAGCGCCTTTTGTCGGAACCGGAATGGAAGCCATTGTCGCCCGGGATTCCGGCTATGTTGTTTTAGCCAATCGCTCCGGGGTGGTTGAGAGCGTTGACGCCAGCCGAATTGTTATTCGTGCTGAATTGACCAGAAAACAAAAGGAACAGTCATTAAAAGAGCCGGAAGTTGCTTTGGACGTTTATAATTTGATTAAATTTCAACGGTCAAACCAAAATACCTGCATTACCCAGAAACCGATTGTGCATGTGGGCCAAAAAATCAAAAAAGGGGATGTTCTTGCAGACGGCCCGGCCATTGAAATGGGCGAGTTGGCTTTGGGGAGAAATATCCTGGTCGCCTTTATGCCCTGGGGAGGTTACAATTTTGAAGACGCGATTCTGGTCAGCGAAAATTTAACGAAAGAAGATCGATTTACCTCCATTCATATTGAAGAATTTGAAATTGAATCCCGTGATACTAAATTGGGCAAGGAAGATATTACCCGGGACATTCCAAATATCAGTGAAGAGGCCTTGAAAAATCTCGATGAATCCGGAATTATCCGGATCGGAGCTGAAGTCAAGCCTGGAGATATTCTGGTTGGAAAAGTGACGCCTAAAGGGGAAACTCAGTTGACTCCGGAAGAAAAGCTTCTTCGGGCAATTTTTGGAGAAAAGGCGGGCGATGTGAAAGACGCCTCCCTCTATGTTCCTCCAGGAATTGAAGGCGTTATTGTCGACGTTAAAATATTTTCCAGAAGAGGCATTGATAAGGATGAACGCGCCAAGAGCATAGAAACGGATGATATTCTACGAATTCAGAGGGATCATCAGGATGAACTTCGCCTTTTAGAGGAAGAGAAAAACAAGAAAATTCGAAAGATTCTTCTGGATATGACGGTTGCCAATGAGATCATGGATCGTGAAACAGGAGAAACCCTTTTACACAAAAAGAAAAAACTTACAGGCGAAATTCTCGAAAAGATTTCGGATAGCGATTTAAAAGATATTTCCCTGGTGGAAACGGAAGAATCTGAAAAAATTGAAGAAATCGAGCGATATACAAAAGACCAGATTGAGATGCTCCAAACGATTTATGATGAGAAGGTGGGGCGTCTTAAAAAAGGAGATGAACTTCCTCCTGGCGTCATTAAGCTGGTTAAAGTTTATATCGCGATGAAAAGGAAATTGCAGGTTGGCGATAAAATGGCCGGCCGGCACGGCAATAAGGGCGTGGTGTCGCGAATCCTCCCTGCTGAAGATATGCCGTTTCTGCCCGACGGGACACCGGTAGAAATTGTTCTCAATCCTCTGGGGGTGCCTTCCCGTATGAACGTCGGCCAGGTTTTGGAGACTCATTTGGGATGGGCAGCTAAAACCCTGGGGATTCATGTCGCCAGTCCGGTGTTTGATGGGTCTACGGAAAAAGAAATTAAAGATCTCTTAAAAACAGCCGATCTCCCTTCTTCGGGTCAAATTATGTTGTGTGACGGAAAAACCGGGGAGCCATTCAAGCGGCCTGTAACCGTTGGGGTTATGTATGTTTTGAAGCTTCATCATTTGGTGGACGATAAGATTCATGCCAGGTCGATCGGACCCTATTCGCTGGTGACCCAGCAACCTCTGGGCGGAAAAGCGCAATTTGGAGGCCAAAGATTGGGAGAAATGGAAGTCTGGGCGCTTCAGGCCTATGGAGCGGCGTCGATTTTGCAGGAATTTCTGACCGTCAAATCGGATGACGTTCCCGGGAGATCCAGAATCTATGAAGCCATCGTGAAAGGGGAGCCTTTCTTGGAGCCGGGTTTACCGGAATCATTTAATGTTCTCATCAAGGAATTGCAGAGTTTAGGATTGGACGTTGAGTTGATCAAGTCAAAAGGATAATGACAAGAATATAAATGATTTAAAAGCCAACAAGAACGGAGCTTCGCTGCGGAACCGCTCGCGAGCAAGCTTTGTGGGAGCGCAACTTTGGAAAGCATTTACAGTTTATTTGAAAAACCAAAAGATCCTGTTTCTTTTGATGCGATTCGTATTCGAATCGCATCTCCGGAAAAAATCAGATCCTGGTCCTATGGGGAAGTTAAAAAACCTGAAACGATTAATTATCGTTCCTTTAAACCCGAACGGGATGGCCTCTTCTGCGCGAAAATTTTTGGCCCGACCAAAGATTGGGAATGTAATTGCGGTAAATACAAAAGGATGAAACATCGCGGTATTGTTTGCGATAAATGCGGTGTCGAAGTCATTCAGGCTAAAGTCAGAAGGGAACGGATGGGGCATATTGAACTTGCTTCTCCCGTTGCGCATATCTGGTTTTTAAAAGGGGTGCCGAGCCGGATCGGTACCCTGATGGATATGACCCTGAAACAATTGGAACGGATTCTTTACTTTGAACAGTATATCGTTCTGGATCCGGGAGATACCCCTCTCAAAGAACGTGAACTTCTTTCTGAAGAAAAATACAGGGCGCTTTTTGAAGAATATGGAAATAGGTTCCGGGCAGACATGGGTGCCGAGGCCATTCGGGAACTTTTAAAAAAAATCAAACTGGATGAGCTTTGGAATGAATTGCAGATTAAGGTTAAAGAGGCAAGTTCCGCGGCGGTAAAAAAGAAGGTGACCAAACGCCTGAAAGTGGTTGAAGCTCTAAGAAAGTCGGGAAATCATGCGGACTGGATGATTATGGATGTGATACCGGTTCTCCCTCCCGAACTCCGTCCTCTGGTTCCTTTGGACGGCGGGCGTTTCGCGACTTCGGATTTAAATGACCTTTATCGGAGGGTCATTAACCGGAATAACCGGTTAAAACGCCTCATTGAACTCAAGGCTCCTCTGGTTATTATCCGAAACGAAAAGAGGATGCTGCAGGAATCGGTAGACGCTTTATTTGATAATGGCCGGAGGGGGCGTTCGATTCGCGGACCCAACAAAAGACCGTTAAAATGTCTTTCTGACATGCTGAAAGGAAAACAGGGACGTTTCAGACAGAACCTTCTCGGAAAGCGGGTTGATTATTCCGGACGTTCTGTTATTGTAGTGGGTCCTGAATTAAAACTTCATCAG is part of the Nitrospirota bacterium genome and harbors:
- a CDS encoding 50S ribosomal protein L10, with amino-acid sequence MNKTEKSSEIKEISDRFSRATSVVLSEYAGLGVEDLRKLRNNVRKVNGEFKVMKNTLVQKAIETSSYKPMQPFFKGPIGVVFGYDDPIGAIKAAKEFSEKEKVFRLKGGMIEGKVLDVKDLGAVANLPSRQVMIGQLLSRMQSPLYGLVRTLNGIVNNFVYALNAVKEKKESGC
- the rplL gene encoding 50S ribosomal protein L7/L12, which codes for MTNEEIISAVEKMPVLQLAELIKMLEEKFGVSAAAPVAVAQAGGGGSAAAAPAEEKTAFDVILASAGDKKIQVIKVVRELTSLGLKEAKDLVEAAPKPVKTGVAKEEAESMKKKLEESGAKVEIK
- the nusG gene encoding transcription termination/antitermination protein NusG yields the protein MGKNWYVIHTYSGFEGKVKTSLEERIQTAGLSEKFGKIMVPTEEVVEIKEGKKRVSNRKFFPGYVLIEMDINDETWQLVKSTPKVTGFVGGGEKPVPLSEKEVGTLQSQMDSGTAQPRSKVQFQKGENIRIIDGPFIGFNGSVEEVHLDHSKLKVFVSIFGRPTPVELGFLQVEKM
- the rpoB gene encoding DNA-directed RNA polymerase subunit beta, producing MSNSINALRTRKDFAKIGTKIEIPNLIEIQKRSYERFLQMDVSPEQREDIGLQSTFTSVFPISDYNDTAMVEFLDYSIGIPKYDVLECLERGMTFAAPLKIRVRLMVWDKDEKTNAKKVKDIREQEVYIGELPLMTGNGTFIVNGTERVVVSQLQRSPGVSFSHDKGKTHASGKVLYSARIIPYRGSWLDFEFDVKDILYVRIDRRRKLASTILLKAFGYTVEDLLKTYYPIEEIVVKDAKFFRVIDPEIHSGILKAPHDLIDKKTKEVIAKEGTKLNRLHVKKLKSAGFKEITLPDEELLGRVVLNDLIDINTGEIILERNQEITQPVFEKILASGITSFQLLFIDNIQILPVIRDTLAIEKVGSQQEAMVEIYKRIRPGETPSVDAAKLLFDNLFFNNKRYDLSPVGRLKINKKFGLTIPLEQRTLTREDAVEVVRYLINLKTGKGEIDDIDNLGNRRVRSVGELLENQFRVGLVRMERTIKERMNLLDIETILPHDVINSKPVIAVIKEFFGSSQLSQFMDQTNPLAEITHKRRLSALGPGGLTRERAGFEVRDVHPSHYGRICPIETPEGPNIGLITSMATYARVNEFGFIESPYRKVEGGRVSDDVIYISAIDEDQYIIAQANTKIDAKGKIVAEIVSARHAGDFVMVTPDKINLMDVSPKQIVSVATALIPFLENDDANRALMGSNMQRQAVPLLQTEAPFVGTGMEAIVARDSGYVVLANRSGVVESVDASRIVIRAELTRKQKEQSLKEPEVALDVYNLIKFQRSNQNTCITQKPIVHVGQKIKKGDVLADGPAIEMGELALGRNILVAFMPWGGYNFEDAILVSENLTKEDRFTSIHIEEFEIESRDTKLGKEDITRDIPNISEEALKNLDESGIIRIGAEVKPGDILVGKVTPKGETQLTPEEKLLRAIFGEKAGDVKDASLYVPPGIEGVIVDVKIFSRRGIDKDERAKSIETDDILRIQRDHQDELRLLEEEKNKKIRKILLDMTVANEIMDRETGETLLHKKKKLTGEILEKISDSDLKDISLVETEESEKIEEIERYTKDQIEMLQTIYDEKVGRLKKGDELPPGVIKLVKVYIAMKRKLQVGDKMAGRHGNKGVVSRILPAEDMPFLPDGTPVEIVLNPLGVPSRMNVGQVLETHLGWAAKTLGIHVASPVFDGSTEKEIKDLLKTADLPSSGQIMLCDGKTGEPFKRPVTVGVMYVLKLHHLVDDKIHARSIGPYSLVTQQPLGGKAQFGGQRLGEMEVWALQAYGAASILQEFLTVKSDDVPGRSRIYEAIVKGEPFLEPGLPESFNVLIKELQSLGLDVELIKSKG
- the rplK gene encoding 50S ribosomal protein L11, with the protein product MAKEAIAFVKLQIPAGKANPAPPVGPALGQHGVNIMEFCKSFNAKTQTQGDTIVPVVITVFSDRTFTFIMKTPPASDLLKKAAGVVKGAAVPNKDKVGKVTAAQVEEIAKTKMPDLNAVDLPGAIQIIRGTARSMGIQVID
- a CDS encoding 50S ribosomal protein L1 — its product is MGKKFKAAQAKVENKYYEIKDAVNLVKEIAFAKFDESVDLAIKLGVDPKHSDQMVRGSVVLPHGTGKKVKVLVFAKGEKEKEATDAGADYVGSDDLAEKISKGWIDFDSIVATPDMMGTVGKLGRILGPRGLMPNPKTGTVTFDVARAISDIRKGKVEFKVEKAGIIHVPVGKKSFNPEHLYENSMAVLESVIKAKPSSSKGTYLQSVTISTTMSPGVSVNTGSVTRVVI